A genome region from Babesia bigemina genome assembly Bbig001, chromosome : I includes the following:
- a CDS encoding WW domain containing protein, putative, producing MATARGYWTEHVSKDGRRYFFNQQTKRSQWEKPDELKTDIERKIESNTNWKPFETAEGKTYYFNTQTRQSVWEKPQEVLQIIREHEQQELSTKENAKTAFLRWLEEFNFTQRTTWDTAARQLEAHERWQKFAMLTKGEKKQLFSEFTSQTQRRIQEEMRRKRGMVGDLIINELDKWEDLTPYTTYVEFAKRCNKREWWTWADEKTRDALFQDCLLRMERDLKWRERERRKLAMDKLENEIEASANENVPEWSNVKLQFSGFEGLHLLEVLECHREVFKRLYRVRVKEAEKRAYRAQRKRRQRFVSFLEDAVSKGEIHGRTTFEEFIQEHSTEAIYLDIVGQRGSTPYDLFKEVQKPLRDQYKNERQKVKSLISKGILDRGATLDEYERIAMENGACSKCNIPLIHESLRRNTNKSHRPRSQTPEEGEIRYSLETASSDESPRSYSRVGYPKRRRRDR from the exons ATGGCGACGGCACGCGGGTATTGGACTGAGCATGTGTCCAAAGATGGAAGGCGATACTTCTTCAATCAACAG ACGAAGAGGTCTCAATGGGAGAAACCAGATGAGCTTAAAACTGATATAGAACGTAAAATCGAAAGTAACACCAACTGGAAACCGTTCGAAACAGCAGAAGGAAAGACGTACTACTTCAATACCCAAACGCGTCAAAGTGTCTGGGAAAAACCGCAAGAAGTGCTTCAGATAATACGAGAACATGAACAACAGGAGCTTTCAACGAAAGAAAACGCGAAAACAGCTTTTCTTAGGTGGTTAGAGGAATTTAACTTTACACAGCGTACCACCTGGGATACCGCGGCACGGCAACTTGAAGCCCATGAAAG ATGGCAAAAGTTTGCTATGTTAACAAAGGGAGAAAAGAAGCAACTGTTTTCGGAATTCACCAGTCAAACGCAGAGGCGTATACAGGAGGAAATGCGACGCAAACGGGGAATGGTAGGAGACCTTATAATTAACGAATTGGATAAATGGGAGGATCTCACACCATATACCACCTATGTGGAATTTGCGAAACGATGCAACAAACGGGAATGGTGGACCTGGGCTGACGAAAAAACAAGAGATGCTCTTTTCCAAGATTGCTTACTGCGCATGGAAAGGGATCTTAAGTGGAGAGAGCGCGAAAGGCGTAAACTGGCTATGGATAAATTAGAAAATGAAATCGAAGCATCAGCGAACGAAAACGTGCCGGAGTGGTCCAATGTAAAATTGCAATTCTCAGGTTTCGAAGGGCTGCACCTTCTTGAAGTGCTGGAGTGCCATCGCGAAGTCTTTAAACGTTTGTATCGGGTTAGAGTAAAGGAGGCAGAAAAACGGGCATATAGAGCACAAAGGAAACGTCGACAGCGTTTTGTATCGTTTCTAGAG GATGCAGTGAGTAAAGGCGAAATTCACGGTAGAACAACCTTCGAGGAGTTCATCCAGGAGCATTCGACTGAGGCCATATACCTAGATATTGTGGGCCAACGTGGATCAACACCTTACGATCTCTTCAAAGAAGTCCAAAAACCTCTCAGA GACCAATACAAAAACGAACGGCAAAAAGTAAAATCTCTAATCTCCAAAGGAATTCTAGATCGCGGTGCCACTCTGGATGA ATATGAGCGCATAGCAATGGAAAATGGTGCCTGTAGCAAGTGTAATATCCCCCTAATACACGAAAGCTTGCGACGTAACACCAACAAGTCGCACAGACCGCGATCACAAACTCCAGAGGAAGGAGAAATACGTTATAGTCTAGAAACTGCATCCAGCGATGAATCCCCAAGGTCTTACAGCAGAGTTGGATATCCCAAGCGCCGACGCCGCGACCGTTGA
- a CDS encoding DNA primase small subunit, putative: MKFSDDAVVTESNLRFYYEKICPVRDLVRWVSYEGEKTAGLLPRREISFTFQRETGGSATEYYMRWQCFESHRQLQNVLYGRDNVPYKIDIGAVYNKPVSLMQLSGSNFHAVERELVFDIDMNDYDDLRTCCSDKRICEKCWRFISLAAEILTRSLTEDFGFKDILWVYSGRRGIHCWVCDARARALSSEARSAIVDYLTLIGADGHKKRVNLYGIEDHPAVLRAFDICYRTFDHLLREQNFLAKEAHLQSMQDYITDRFPKAHQLLQRVTKSQVSSSCELFNDLCKLLDVETPCEYRESTHGSQARKDAFPTAFRELVIAFSYPRLDAAVTKDIGHLLKSPFCIHAKTGRVCVPLALDMISTFRPESVPTLGKKSLNVLKNVVSCFAAVL, translated from the exons ATGAAATTTTCTGATGACGCTGTCGTCACGGAATCCAATCTCCGTTTCTATTACG AGAAAATTTGCCCAGTCCGCGATCTTGTGAGATGGGTTTCGTACGAAG GCGAAAAGACAGCCGGCCTTCTCCCTCGCCGTGAGATCTCGTTTACATTCCAGCGCGAGACGGGCGGTAGCGCAACCGAATACTATATGAGATGGCAATGTTTTGAAAGCCATAGGCAGCTTCAAAATGTATTGTACGGTCGGGACAATGTTCCATACAAGATTGATATTG GCGCCGTATACAACAAGCCCGTTTCGCTTATGCAGCTTAGCGGAAGCAACTTCCACGCCGTGGAACGAGAGCTGGTGTTTGATATCGATATGAACGATTACGACGATCTCCGAACGTGCTGTTCGGACAAGCGCATTTGTGAAAAGTGTTGGCGTTTTATCAGTCTCGCCGCGGAGATTTTAACGCGTAGCCTCACGGAAGATTTTGGCTTCAAGGATATTTTATGGGTTTATTCCGGCCGCCGTGGGATCCATTGCTGGGTTTGCGATGCACGTGCGCGTGCGTTATCTAGTGAGGCTCGCAGCGCTATCGTTGACTACTTGACACTGATAGGTGCGGATGGGCACAAGAAGCGTGTCAACCTTTATGGGATCGAGGATCACCCCGCAGTGCTTCGCGCTTTCGACATATGCTATCGCACATTCGACCATTTGTTGCGTGAGCAAAATTTCCTAGCGAAAGAGGCACACCTACAATCCATGCAGGATTACATAACTGACCGGTTTCCCAAAGCtcatcagctgctgcaacgGGTTACGAAGAGTCAGGTTTCAAGTTCATGTGAACTTTTCAACGACCTCTGCAAACTATTGGACGTTGAAACGCCGTGTGAGTATCGCGAAAGCACCCACGGGTCACAGGCGAGGAAGGATGCATTCCCTACTGCGTTTAGGGAATTGGTGATCGCATTTTCATATCCGAGGCTTGATGCCGCTGTTACAAAAGACATTGGCCACCTTCTCAAGTCCCCGTTTTGCATCCATGCTAAAACAG GTCGTGTGTGTGTTCCCCTTGCACTTGACATGATATCCACCTTCCGCCCGGAGTCAGTGCCAACGTTGGGTAAGAAATCATTAAATGTTCTCAAAAATGTTGTCAGCTGCTTTGCGGCAGTACTATGA
- a CDS encoding glycogen synthase kinase-3 alpha, putative has product MVGNPTYSAIKYSSPTQLILDPAELTLHKRIARGAFGSVYLATDLSGKTYAIKRTRKFGMKRSRELVNLGLCKDAENVMQYMGTFYTRNRSGIIMQNSLLEHIPYSLRSFIRVLKQKGGLAHCGVRRTAETPLQGKDCTLRHHESTDVMNGMIELHARGLVHRDLKPDNVLIDDDHLPTIAKICDLGSAKKINRLCLTNRSDMDLKQTPSTPYVCSRWYRAPELLFGNTFYTVCHESDARQVITLIDVLGSPSKAELKRLLDGAPSVSIRKQLGLLFLVKHSKGSLRMVLTDVAKGNTRLMAVASVAYNLLRWCPEDRISLEDARKILNAGCTRAV; this is encoded by the exons ATGGTGGGTAATCCGACATATTCCGCAATT AAGTATTCATCACCAACGCAACTGATTTTGGATCCGGCGGAACTCACTTTGCACAAGAGAATTGCACGAGGCGCATTCGGTTCGGTGTATCTTGCAACGGACCTCAGTGGTAAAACGTATGCGATTAAGAGAACGAGAAAATT TGGCATGAAACGGTCTCGAGAATTGGTTAATCTGGGGCTTTGTAAGGATGCCGAAAATGTCATGCAGTACATGGGCACATTTTACACTAGAAACCGCAGCGGGATTATCATGCAGAACTCGCTTCTAGAACATATTCCCTACAGCTTACGCTCATTCATACGAGTATTAAAGCAGAAAGGTGGCTTAGCCCACTGTGGAGTGAGGCGTACGGCAGAGACGCCTTTACAGGGGAAAGATTGCACACTTCGCCATCACGAATCAAC CGATGTTATGAATGGAATGATAGAATTGCATGCCCGAGGACTAGTACACAGAGACCTCAAACCAGACAATGTGCTT ATTGATGATGACCACCTACCTACAATTGCAAAAATATGCGATCTGG GATCCGCAAAAAAAATTAATCGGCTCTGCTTGACCAACAGGTCAGACATGGACTTGAAGCAAACACCATCGACACCATACGTGTGTTCTAGATGGTACCGTGCTCCCGAACTTCTTTTTGGAAACACATTTTACACGGTATGTCATGA GAGTGACGCACGACAAGTAATCACGTTGATTGATGTGTTGGGGAGTCCTTCAAA GGCAGAATTAAAGAGATTACTCGATGGTGCTCCTAGCGTTTCCATA CGGAAACAGCTTGGTTTATTATTCTTGGTGAAGCACTCAAAAGGATCCCTTCGAATGGTCCTCACCGACGTAGCTAAAGG GAACACAAGACTGATGGCAGTTGCCAGCGTCGCATACAACCTTCTCCGATG GTGCCCAGAAGATAGAATTTCACTGGAAGACGCACGCAAAATACTTAATGCCGGATGCACACGTGCCGTCTAG
- a CDS encoding cytidine triphosphate synthetase, putative, whose product MKYVVVIGGTMSGVGKGTVMSSLGVLLRSYNISCTAIKIDPYLNLDAGTMSPQEHGEVYVLEDGGEGDLDLGNYERFLNLRLSKNHSITTGKIFTHVFEKERRGCYLGKTVQMVPHVVDEIIDWISRVSEEPVDRMGWRKPEVCLLEIGGTVGDIESEIFMEAIRQLRLRFGSNNTCLLLLSYMPVVGNSNEQKSKPTQHSAKNLLARGLQPDMIFGRCVTELTAAIKEKIAFFTQVKPDNVISVHNSSDVYNVPLILESQNVAQKIIKLLEITPKTDLPLPKLYSLESWRSLINTSTTKVTIALVGKYNSANDAYLSVMNALKHSAMDAGYSLELLFLEAEKLEAQPSQVKELLQGATGVVVPGGFGERGTNGKMLAIRYCRENGVPFLGICLGLQLAVLDIAREFAPNAVHGEMAEAPLEDQAIIAMPEFLGDGSKGGSMRLGVREAHVLPGSLAYKLYDHQTVICERYRHRYEVNPDFVDRITNMGFVFSGTDPSGRRRVMLEFPSHPFFFATQFHPEFQSTPYKPSPPFLALVLAAKGQLSSRLDANGGKLRPGSKYEFA is encoded by the exons ATGAAGTACGTTGTGGTAATTGGTGGTACCATGAGCGGTGTCGGCAAGGGCACTGTAATGAGCAGTCTAGGTGTCCTCCTCCGTTCCTACAATATCTCCTGCACTGCCATAAAGATAGACCCTTATTTGAATCTCGATGCGGGGACTATGTCGCCTCAGGAGCACGGAGAG GTGTACGTCCTTGAAGATGGCGGTGAAGGTGACCTAGACCTGGGCAATTACGAGAGATTCCTGAATCTCAGACTAAGCAAAAACCATTCAATCACAACAGGGAAGATTTTTACCCATGTGTTTGAGAAGGAGCGCCGTGGTTGCTATCTCGGCAAGACAGTTCAA ATGGTCCCCCATGTAGTCGACGAGATCATTGATTGGATTAGCAGAGTCAGCGAGGAGCCAGTGGATCGCATGGGTTGGCGCAAACCGGAGGTCTGCCTTCTTGAGATCGGTGGTACTGTAGGTGACATCGAGTCCGAGATATTTATGGAGGCTATTCGTCAATTGCGGTTGAGATTCGGCTCCAACAACACATGCCTTCTGCTGTTGTCGTACATGCCCGTTGTAGGCAACAGCAACGAGCAGAAGTCCAAGCCCACACAACATTCAGCGAAG AACTTGCTGGCTCGAGGTCTCCAACCAGATATGATTTTTGGGCGTTGTGTAACTGAATTGACTGCCGCTATTAAGGAAAAGATCGCTTTCTTCACTCAAGTGAAGCCGGATAACGTGATAAGCGTTCATAATTCGTCGGACGTGTACAATGTCCCCCTTATACTGGAATCGCAGAACGTTGCACAGAAGATAATAAAGCTTCTGGAAATAACGCCTAAGACTGATTTGCCACTCCCGAAACTGTATTCCTTAGAAAGTTGGAGGAGTCTAATAAACACCAGCACAACCAAGGTTACAATAGCGCTGGTAGGCAAGTACAATTCGGCTAACGATGCCTATCTCTCTGTTATGAACGCGTTAAAACATTCTGCTATGGATGCTGGCTATTCACTGGAACTACTCTTCCTGGAGGCTGAGAAGCTGGAGGCGCAGCCTTCGCAAGTGAAGGAGTTGCTTCAAGGAGCTACCGGTGTAGTGGTACCTGGTGGTTTCGGTGAACGTGGTACCAACGGTAAAATGCTTGCGATCCGGTACTGCCGAGAGAATGGTGTTCCTTTCCTCGGCATTTGCCTTGGTCTGCAACTGGCGGTGCTGGATATCGCTAGGGAGTTTGCACCGAACGCCGTTCACGGAGAGATGGCGGAAGCGCCATTAGAGGATCAAGCTATTATCGCGATGCCCGAATTCCTCGGTGATGGTTCCAAGGGTGGGAGCATGCGTCTGGGTGTGCGTGAGGCCCACGTCCTCCCCGGGTCTTTAGCCTACAAGCTGTATGACCATCAAACCGTGATTTGCGAGCGTTATCGCCACCGCTATGAGGTAAACCCAGACTTCGTCGATCGCATAACAAATATGGGTTTCGTGTTTTCAGGAACGGACCCAAGCGGCCGGAGGAGGGTAATGCTGGAGTTCCCCAGCCACCCGTTTTTCTTCGCCACCCAATTCCACCCAGAGTTCCAATCTACCCCATACAAGCCTAGCCCGCCATTCCTCGCCTTGGTATTGGCTGCTAAGGGTCAGCTGTCCTCTAGATTGGACGCCAATGGAGGGAAATTGCGTCCTGGTAGCAAATACGAATTTGCGTGA
- a CDS encoding SNAP protein, putative, whose amino-acid sequence MSNPADIERKARKSSKGLFRFFFGGADEDAHDLFNQAANLYKQQKQWKDAARCYLEAAAKGEKENEHIFAASNLHIDPLMRAANIYNQQGRFAQSGRIMKIAAEEFEAKGDHLNAIDFYLKAAEFYELDEFGKVAGSQARLKYAELASQYAEKYADAIKIFETEGHKNLKNQLLQYGVKDIFLKAGILHLVACDATDAQIAYNKYAEADPKFAPSREGQFLSAIISSCDAEDGELFQKAIADFDAIARLDPWKVHMLIKIKATLPAARDDVGAPPAEDGDSDDEIDLT is encoded by the exons ATGTCAAATCCTGCAGATATAGAACGGAAAGCGCGTAAAAGCTCGAAAGGGCTGTTCCGGTTCTTTTTTGGTGGCGCCGACGAGGATGCGCACGACCTATTCAACCAGGCGGCTAATCTTTACAAGCAGCAAAAGCAAT GGAAGGACGCCGCGAGGTGCTACCTTGAAGCTGCGGCCAAAGGAGAAAAGGAAAATGAACACATATTTGCTGCTAGCAATCTT CACATAGACCCACTAATGCGTGCCGCCAATATCTACAACCAACAAGGACGGTTTGCACAGAGTGGGCGTATAATGAAAATCGCTGCGGAAGAATTCGAAGCAAAGGGGGATCACTTGAATGCCATAGACTTTTACCTAAAGGCTGCCGAGTTCTACGAACTGGATGAATTTGGAAAGGTTGCAGGATCGCAAGCACGGCTGAAGTACGCAGAATTGGCTTCTCAGTATGCAGAAAAGTACGCCGATGCCATCAAG ATATTTGAGACCGAGGGGCACAAAAATCTCAAGAATCAACTGTTGCAGTATGGAGTAAAAGACATCTTTCTTAAAGCTGGGATACTTCATCTGGTGGCATGTGATGCTACTGACGCTCAAATAGCCTACAACAAATATGCTGAGGCGGATCCGAAGTTCGCTCCATCCAGAGAAGGACAATTCTTAAGC GCCATCATAAGCTCTTGTGACGCGGAAGATGGCGAGCTCTTCCAAAAGGCCAT TGCGGATTTCGATGCGATCGCTAGATTGGATCCGTGGAAAGTCCATATGCTAATAAAG ATTAAGGCAACTCTACCTGCGGCGCGCGACGACGTAGGGGCACCACCTGCGGAGGATGGTGATTCTGACGATGAAATCGACCTCACTTAG
- a CDS encoding myb-like DNA-binding domain containing protein, putative, protein MKEEISQLVDSRGRRPASNDDAFKLYSFSSSIPLFRRKYDWNVPKWEPDQIRRLHIAVYNQLTKDLTGGPAGLDSRLKPAEISKISQLLDVSHARLLYGIYLDLGPTRMADVIVDLLRGDNFVSLVEAMRKDSGAFIRLFSTSADSYHEERTTSCVIEAQPENTTVDLASLWSRVADDVNDNGKSTKHKLATECCTIFLNSKPDGSLIETVTRKEITKFRQYTATLPPNDDYLQRGAEIAQELGLTLYQLLKADSRPDQLSSKRWEHHDDERLIQLVQRQVNINARGPKRSNSLCWRTVARQMGNKTNEQCRLRWRAIGNTTLCNEAFDDSQLYMLQILHAAYGDNWHKIAKLMPGKQAHQCRSKFLSCLSQPDRTDYIKYYYDLKNAITNRNAAVNVRKWWARVDCLGMKMLKIANITKNTVIMNVLGDFYRSEEIIRRINRLFGDESLKRTHTLNGVDVLIVAEYLRQYSSHMVCKILNSVVVSLLKKSKSGHANDFRNIFDLGHVDESQFANALKRLLDLSWP, encoded by the exons ATGAAGGAGGAAATATCACAGCTTGTGGACTCTCGAGGAAGACGACCAGCATCTAACGACGACGCATTCAAACTATACAGCTTTTCATCATCCATCCCGCTTTTCAGACGGAAGTACGACTGGAATGTGCCAAAATGGGAGCCTGATCAAATAAGACGGCTGCACATTGCAGTCTATAACCAGCTTACAAAGGATCTGACTGGCGGTCCTGCGGGACTCGATTCTCGCCTAAAACCTGCAGAAATATCCAAGATATCCCAACTGCTCGATGTGTCACATGCACGACTGTTGTACGGGATATACCTTGATTTAGGACCGACACGGATGGCCGATGTCATAGTTGATCTCTTGCGCGGAGACAATTTTGTAAGTCTTGTAGAAGCAATGAGAAAGGATTCGGGCGCTTTCATCCGGCTATTTTCAACATCTGCGGACTCATACCATGAAGAAAGAACTACAAGCTGTGTGATCGAGGCGCAACCAGAAAATACTACCGTAGACCTGGCATCCCTCTGGTCTCGGGTGGCAGATGATGTTAATGACAACGGCAAAAGTACAAAGCACAAGCTTGCCACAGAGTGCTGCACCATTTTTCTTAATTCAAAACCAGATGGGTCGCTCATAGAGACGGTTACGAGAAAGGAGATTACAAAGTTCCGCCAGTATACTGCCACGCTGCCACCAAATGACGATTATCTGCAGAG GGGTGCGGAAATTGCGCAAGAGTTGGGACTAACCCTCtaccagctgctgaaggcTGATTCCAGGCCGGATCAACTTTCAAGCAAACGTTGGGAACACCATGATGACGAACGCCTGATACAACTTGTGCAGAGGCAAGTAAACATTAATGCTCGCGGGCCTAAACGTTCCAATTCACTATGCTGGAGAACCGTAGCCCGGCAAATGGGAAACAAGACAAACGAACAGTGTAGACTGAGATGGAGAGCCATAGGGAACACCACGCTCTGCAACGAAGCCTTCGACGATTCGCAGCTTTACATGTTGCAAATATTACACGCGGCGTATGGAGATAACTGGCACAAAATAGCGAAATTGATGCCAGGGAAGCAAGCTCATCAATGCAGAAGCAAGTTTCTATCATGCCTTTCCCAACCAGATAGGACTGACTACATCAAATACTACTACGACCTCAAGAATGCAATCACTAACCGTAATGCAGCTGTAAATGTGCGCAAGTGGTGGGCACGTGTGGATTGTTTGGGAATGAAGATGCTGAAAATTGCCAACATCACAAAGAACACAGTCATCATGAACGTGCTGGGCGACTTTTACAGGTCGGAAGAAATCATACGACGCATCAACAGGCTATTCGGAGACGAGTCGCTAAAGCGCACACATACCCTAAATGGCGTCGATGTGCTAATAGTGGCGGAGTATCTCAGGCAGTACTCCTCCCACATGGTGTGCAAAATACTAAACAGCGTTGTCGTGTCGCTGCTAAAG AAATCAAAGTCTGGACACGCAAACGATTTCAGAAACATATTCGATTTGGGGCACGTTGACGAGTCGCAATTCGCCAATGCACTTAAAAGGCTTCTGGACCTTTCATGGCCATAG
- a CDS encoding phosphatidylinositol synthase, putative, with product MGRQPKLLTKANGVTEGTIVIVASVRVILLLISMKYVNENPLTFIGLYTASQLLDMVDGFVSRYFNEATLVGAAFDQLLDRMTSSYVCFLNAKQYPQYLEAFYAAMVIDVCGHWLHNYACALYSNTNHKDVKDANVVLRVYYQKKWLMFASIVMYETFFCALYLRPMYQMNIRIYYVLTSIMYAAAPLCAYKTLTNILQGMYGCSRIMKYDVEIAKN from the exons ATGGGGAGGCAGCCGAAACTCCTCACCAAGGCGAATGGCGTCA cagagggaacAATTGTGATCGTAGCGTCCGTGAGAGTTATACTGCTTTTAATATCCATGAAATATGTCAATGAAAATCCTTTGACATTCATTGGATTGTATACGGCGAGCCAACTGCTGGATATGGTCGACGGTTTCGTGTCCAGGTACTTCAACGAAG CGACGTTAGTCGGTGCTGCATTCGACCAATTGCTAGATCGTATGACTTCTTCGTATGTTTGCTTCCTTAACGCAAAACAGTATCCGCAATACTTGGAAG CGTTCTACGCGGCTATGGTAATAGATGTCTGCGGGCACTGGCTACACAACTACGC ATGCGCGCTTTACTCTAACACAAACCACAAAGATGTGAAAGACGCAAATGTTGTTTTGAGGGTGTACTACCAAAAAAAGT GGTTGATGTTTGCATCCATCGTAATGTACGAGACATTCTTCTGTGCGCTGTACCTTAGGCCCATGTACCAGATGAACATACGCATTTACTACGTTCTGACATCCATCATGTACGCAGCGGCGCCCTTGTGTGCTTACAAAACG CTGACCAACATTCTGCAAGGAATGTATGGGTGTTCTAGAATTATGAAATATGACGTAGAAATCGCAAAGAACTGA
- a CDS encoding single-strand binding protein, putative has protein sequence MGMFELWKRKGRVLPLFCMVALLAHGNCLRLSNSSVCTAFLASSMPIRGSVQCMKSQEDELGGMSPADDEYYKHDAGGYFMDDAPRAPEGMSPTLNTVTLCGRIGFIDQPVSLGNGNKALRLSIATNDVGLSVWFNSLKRGRMGAVRTSWHKVVIYGQGNVDYIQSRARVGERALVVGALSYYTPQTPDGMPYRAKIAEVAVRQRWSGHTFILMPRTSQLGDDYANHPVDGVSDSYSNP, from the exons ATGGGAATGTTCGAATTATGGAAGCGTAAGGGTCGCGTCCTTCCGTTATTTTGCATGGTCGCCCTGCTTGCGCACGGCAACTGTCTTCGTCTGTCCAACTCGTCCGTCTGCACAGCCTTCCTCGCCTCATCTATGCCTATTCGAGGATCGGTGCAATGTATGAAATCTCAAGAAGATGAATTGGGTGGTATGTCGCCTGCCGATGATGAATATTACAAACATGATGCGGGTGGCTATTTTATGGACGATGCGCCTCGCGCTCCTGAAGGG ATGTCTCCCACTCTCAATACGGTGACCCTGTGCGGGCGTATTGGTTTTATTGATCAGCCAGTATCGCTGGGTAACGGTAACAAGGCACTGCGGTTGTCCATAGCAACAAACGACGTAGGTTTAAGCGTATGGTTTAACAGTTTGAAGCGCGGCCGCATGGGAGCTGTGAGAACATCGTGGCACAAAGTTGTGATTTATGGTCAGGGTAACGTGGATTATATCCAATCTCGTGCTCG CGTGGGAGAACGTGCGCTCGTTGTTGGGGCCCTGTCGTACTACACTCCTCAGACGCCTG ACGGCATGCCATACAGAGCGAAGATAGCCGAAGTTGCCGTTCGGCAACGTTGGTCAGGCCACACATTCATTCTTATGCCCCGCACATCTCAGCTGGGCGACGACTACGCAAACCACCCCGTAGATGGTGTCAGTGACAGCTACAGCAATCCTTAA
- a CDS encoding ADP-ribosylation factor, putative gives MGLFNAIKRLPLICVQQAFGLCCCILKLARWTTVSLCKRTRRFFEHVLTGIVNEPERVLIIGIRNAGKSALLYRIKLGEFIQTVGYNYTLICSVQVPTNSFIEEECYLCSVCLIPVDTCVHCKMNNAKGIHLQLCEFGIADEGDTVENHLRVKSPPLTNNQLQYASKVVFLLDGSEYPYRDATLRDIVKIVTQHNFFHQSPKYVIFNNKTDIVGSSTNCCLDFIQLQEHIKIRTLWVNGSALTGQGIVDALSFLLFDDPLKGILRENKQKEDLIQFG, from the exons ATGGGTTTGTTTAATGCGATCAAGCGTCTGCCGTTGATATGCGTGCAGCAGGCTTTTGGCCTGTGCTGCTGCATCCTCAAACTGGCTCGATGGACCACAGTAAGCCTATGTAAACGAACGCGTCGCTTCTTCGAGCATGTGTTAACGGGCATAGTGAATGAACCCGAAAGGGTTCTAATAATAGGTATACGCAATGCCGGGAAAAGCGCATTGCTGTACCGTATCAAGCTGGGAGAGTTCATCCAAACCGTAGGATACAATTACACACTTATATGTAGTGTACAGGTTCCAACGAACAGTTTCATTGAGGAAGAGTGTTACTTATGCTCGGTATGCCTCATACCGGTCGATACATGTGTGCACTGCAAAATGAATAATGCAAAAGGCATTCATTTGCAACTGTGCGAATTTGGCATTGCCGACGAAGGGGACACTGTGGAAAATCACTTGAGGGTAAAGTCTCCACCGTTGACAAATAATCAATTGCAGTATGCGTCCAAGGTTGTATTCCTTCTAGACGGATCTGAATACCCTTATCGGGATGCCACGTTGCGTGATATCGTGAAAATAGTAACGCAACACAACTTTTTCCACCAATCTCCGAAGTACGTAATATTCAACAACAAAACG GACATAGTTGGAAGCTCTACAAATTGCTGTTTAGATTTTATACAGCTGCAAGAACATATTAAAATCAG AACCCTTTGGGTGAATGGCAGCGCTCTGACTGGACAAGGGATTGTTGACGCTCTGTCATTCCTGCTGTTTGATGATCCATTGAAAGGTATCTTGCGGGAGAACAAACAAAAAGAGGACCTGATCCAGTTCGGGTAA